One genomic region from Syntrophobacterales bacterium encodes:
- a CDS encoding glycogen/starch synthase, giving the protein MPLVAFYFQLHQPFRLHPDGDKFLWEEKNREVFIKVADKCYLPAVRMFVQLIKENPSFKIALGLSGTFLEQAEQYRPDVVGALQELRDAGASGSQVEILDETYYHSLTSLFEDPKKKEFLAQILLHREMIKRVFGIFPTSFRNTELMYNNDIAGVVAEMGYKAMLCEKRDDMYRSDGEVISPNTVFRAQNTNMIVIPRNRELSDDIAFRFPHNPLTPAQYARYLSLIDGEVVLLGYDFEHIGEHIWEESGIFDFWKGLPEALKDYSNIVPATPTEIAVKFHDVSCPIVDIHGLSTSSWADAGRDTFGWLGNPTQYELFKDIERLENHAKRAGGDLLKRWRHLTTSDHVYFLHERVGEDHAVHAYFNPYGGSIAQPTHILTRKIDKLEVAVKRFDVIKKREKTAILIISPETGRLPEDMGNLARFISGKSGGQGEVVSALCEGLTERGLEVHLAILNLKKRFQRELQMSEVQWREARYRIDPENIHLISSSLFADNLSAYSGDPIATAAEFQKETVKNIIKTVRAQSGNRLLLHTHDWMAGGAIVAYAKATGLPVLHTVHNIFTSLIPFDLFEGIDMDRIGDLMYRSEKDGKACIDAQATAIKNATMINFVGERFLQEVVEDYFLDRELVPQSVRNEVKEKFRHGVVRSIINAPSSLMYPEHCEALVRKYGPDDDVIEAKRENMLEFQRRMGLRVDPEAILLYWPSRLDAFQKGVELIEQIVQKFAETHQDVQFAFVGDGIGADRTHVDILGGIACASGGRIAYQPFDEALSLLGYAAAHDVFGASLYEPCGQIDQVGNIFGATATNRDTGGYHDKIHELRLQEDGTSFDFGNGFLFHDYDAGGLWHGLEKCVAFHRHPAEVRRRHIVTIMRYARERYSLGHMIAEYIAIYEKLNGGRPLV; this is encoded by the coding sequence ATGCCGCTTGTCGCTTTTTATTTTCAGCTTCACCAGCCTTTTCGTCTCCATCCCGACGGCGATAAATTCCTCTGGGAGGAGAAGAACCGGGAGGTATTCATCAAGGTAGCCGACAAGTGCTATCTTCCCGCCGTACGGATGTTCGTGCAGCTTATTAAAGAAAATCCCTCGTTCAAGATCGCCCTGGGGTTGTCGGGAACCTTCCTTGAGCAGGCCGAACAGTACCGTCCGGATGTGGTCGGCGCGCTTCAGGAATTAAGGGATGCGGGCGCCAGCGGAAGCCAGGTGGAAATACTCGATGAGACCTATTACCACTCACTGACCAGTCTGTTCGAAGACCCGAAAAAAAAGGAGTTTCTGGCGCAGATCCTGCTGCACCGGGAGATGATAAAAAGGGTCTTCGGTATTTTTCCGACCTCGTTTCGCAATACCGAACTCATGTACAACAACGACATCGCCGGGGTCGTGGCCGAGATGGGCTACAAGGCGATGCTGTGCGAAAAGCGCGATGACATGTACCGAAGCGATGGTGAAGTGATCTCTCCCAATACGGTTTTCCGCGCTCAAAATACCAATATGATCGTTATTCCGCGCAATCGGGAATTGAGCGACGATATTGCCTTCCGGTTTCCTCACAATCCGCTCACCCCTGCTCAGTACGCGCGATACCTGTCCCTGATTGACGGCGAAGTGGTGCTGCTCGGATATGATTTTGAACATATTGGCGAGCATATCTGGGAGGAGTCCGGGATTTTTGATTTCTGGAAGGGTCTGCCTGAGGCGCTCAAGGATTATTCCAATATCGTGCCCGCGACTCCTACCGAAATTGCTGTTAAATTTCATGATGTTTCCTGTCCGATTGTCGACATCCACGGACTTTCCACCTCCTCTTGGGCGGATGCCGGCCGCGACACCTTCGGCTGGCTCGGAAACCCGACTCAGTATGAACTCTTTAAGGATATTGAAAGGCTGGAGAATCACGCCAAAAGAGCGGGGGGAGATCTTCTCAAGCGTTGGCGGCATTTGACAACCTCGGATCACGTTTATTTTCTGCATGAGCGGGTAGGGGAGGACCATGCCGTCCATGCCTACTTCAACCCTTACGGCGGTTCGATAGCTCAGCCCACCCATATTCTCACCAGGAAGATCGATAAACTTGAGGTTGCCGTAAAGCGCTTTGATGTGATCAAGAAACGGGAAAAAACTGCAATACTGATTATCTCTCCGGAAACTGGCAGACTGCCGGAGGATATGGGAAACCTCGCCCGTTTCATCTCCGGGAAAAGCGGCGGCCAGGGCGAGGTTGTTTCCGCCTTGTGCGAAGGGCTTACCGAACGGGGTTTGGAGGTTCACCTTGCCATCCTGAATCTCAAAAAGAGATTTCAGCGCGAATTACAGATGAGCGAGGTTCAATGGCGGGAGGCGCGCTATCGAATTGATCCGGAAAATATCCACTTGATCAGTTCCTCGCTCTTTGCCGATAACCTGAGCGCCTATTCCGGCGATCCGATTGCCACGGCGGCAGAATTCCAGAAGGAAACGGTAAAGAACATAATAAAAACCGTACGCGCCCAGAGCGGCAACCGCCTGCTCCTCCACACGCACGACTGGATGGCGGGAGGCGCAATAGTTGCCTATGCCAAAGCAACCGGCCTGCCCGTTCTGCACACTGTGCATAACATCTTTACTTCGCTCATTCCATTTGATCTTTTTGAGGGAATCGATATGGATCGCATCGGTGACCTGATGTACCGCTCCGAGAAGGACGGAAAGGCCTGTATAGACGCCCAGGCAACGGCAATAAAAAACGCGACGATGATCAATTTCGTGGGCGAGCGGTTTTTGCAGGAGGTCGTGGAGGATTATTTTTTAGACAGGGAGCTGGTGCCGCAAAGCGTCCGCAACGAGGTTAAGGAGAAGTTCCGGCATGGCGTCGTACGTTCTATCATCAATGCCCCTTCCTCGCTTATGTATCCCGAACATTGCGAAGCGCTGGTCCGAAAATATGGCCCTGACGACGATGTAATAGAGGCCAAACGGGAAAATATGCTCGAATTCCAACGGAGAATGGGATTGAGAGTTGACCCGGAGGCGATCCTCCTTTACTGGCCTTCCCGCCTGGATGCCTTTCAAAAAGGGGTGGAGCTTATCGAACAGATTGTTCAGAAATTTGCCGAAACGCATCAAGATGTGCAATTTGCCTTTGTTGGCGACGGAATCGGCGCCGATCGGACGCATGTGGATATTTTAGGGGGAATTGCCTGCGCTTCCGGAGGACGGATCGCTTATCAACCCTTTGATGAGGCCTTGTCCCTTCTGGGTTATGCCGCCGCACATGATGTATTCGGGGCGTCGTTGTATGAGCCGTGTGGACAGATTGACCAGGTTGGAAACATCTTCGGAGCGACAGCCACTAACCGCGACACCGGGGGCTACCATGACAAAATACATGAATTGCGGCTTCAGGAAGACGGAACTTCGTTTGATTTCGGCAACGGCTTTCTTTTCCATGATTATGATGCCGGCGGATTGTGGCACGGTCTGGAAAAATGCGTCGCATTTCACCGGCATCCAGCGGAAGTGCGCAGGCGGCATATCGTGACAATTATGCGATATGCGCGGGAGCGCTACAGCCTCGGACACATGATCGCCGAATATATAGCCATTTACGAAAAGCTCAACGGCGGGCGTCCGCTCGTTTAG
- a CDS encoding class I SAM-dependent methyltransferase: protein MQTKSDYLMENSEEALRLSQKTDPDAVRKQAAWCGIKAGLRVLDFGCGPGVTTDIFREMVQPGGSVVGVDISEERIAGAISSYGGKSGIAFVLRDLRQPIRDIGTFDIIWVRFVLEYFRKESKAIVENLKSLLNPGGWLCLLDLDCNCLNHYELPEPMQDILPKLMALLDEKYNFDTFSGRKLYSYLFDGQYENLQVELMAHHLIYGKAKETDVFNWTKKIEVTADRLQPLFRAYPGGIEQFKDDFRRFFVDPRRFTYTSLIMCKGMKPYRN from the coding sequence ATGCAGACAAAAAGCGATTATCTGATGGAAAACAGTGAAGAGGCCCTGCGCCTCAGTCAGAAAACTGATCCGGACGCGGTGCGCAAACAGGCCGCCTGGTGCGGCATCAAGGCCGGTCTGCGGGTACTCGATTTTGGCTGCGGGCCGGGAGTGACAACGGATATTTTCCGCGAAATGGTCCAGCCGGGAGGAAGTGTTGTCGGCGTGGATATTTCCGAGGAGCGCATTGCCGGCGCCATCAGCAGTTATGGTGGAAAGTCGGGAATCGCTTTTGTCCTCCGCGACCTCAGACAACCTATACGGGATATCGGTACATTTGATATAATTTGGGTACGCTTCGTACTTGAATATTTTCGCAAAGAAAGCAAAGCGATCGTTGAAAATTTAAAATCTCTGCTTAACCCAGGCGGATGGCTTTGCCTGCTCGATCTCGATTGCAACTGTCTCAATCATTACGAACTTCCCGAGCCGATGCAAGACATTTTACCCAAACTGATGGCGCTGCTCGATGAAAAATACAATTTCGACACCTTCTCCGGGCGAAAGCTCTATTCTTATCTTTTTGACGGGCAATATGAAAACTTACAGGTGGAATTGATGGCACATCACCTCATTTACGGTAAGGCCAAGGAAACGGATGTATTCAACTGGACAAAAAAGATTGAAGTCACCGCGGATCGTCTGCAACCCCTTTTCAGGGCTTATCCGGGCGGAATTGAACAATTTAAAGATGATTTCAGAAGATTTTTTGTCGATCCCCGGCGTTTTACCTATACTTCGCTTATCATGTGCAAAGGGATGAAACCCTACAGAAATTAA
- a CDS encoding amidohydrolase: protein MTIVDTIILGGRVLPMDDMNTVLTEGAVAIEGENIVAVASVAEIKSRFTGHLEIDARDSLIMPGLINSHTHAAMTCFRGIADDMELMEWLNRYIFPAEARNVDPELAYRGSMLACAEMIRSGTTTFCDMYIFEDETARAAKEAGVRCLVGEVLFDFPSPNFQTPAEGLSYTRKLLEKWAGDSLVQIVVEPHALYTCSPSLLKDAKALADEFRAPYATHLLENKMEANQLQEKFGKPAMKFLEEIGFLSERFTAFHCVAMTDEDIRIFADHGCRAVHNPESNMKLASGIAPVSAMRKQGIPVGLGTDGCASNNDLNMFGEMDTAAKLAKVASLDPTALPALDVIRMATCEGARALGLEHETGSLEVGKKADIIIIGLKEPHLTPLYNEYSQIVYAAAGADVDTVFINGKMVMQNRKLLTIDEKEAMERVREIAVRVRKSL, encoded by the coding sequence ATGACAATCGTTGATACAATTATTCTGGGAGGACGGGTTCTCCCGATGGACGATATGAACACCGTTCTGACCGAGGGAGCGGTTGCGATAGAGGGCGAAAATATCGTCGCCGTTGCCTCGGTTGCGGAGATAAAAAGCCGTTTTACGGGACATTTGGAGATTGACGCCCGGGATTCGCTGATCATGCCGGGGCTGATAAACTCTCACACCCACGCCGCCATGACCTGCTTCCGCGGAATCGCCGACGACATGGAGTTGATGGAATGGTTGAACCGCTACATCTTCCCGGCGGAGGCGAGAAATGTTGATCCGGAGCTGGCCTATCGGGGAAGCATGCTGGCCTGTGCGGAAATGATCCGTTCCGGGACGACAACATTTTGCGATATGTACATATTCGAGGATGAGACGGCCCGTGCAGCCAAGGAAGCGGGCGTGCGCTGTCTGGTCGGAGAGGTTCTTTTCGATTTTCCTTCGCCGAATTTTCAGACGCCGGCAGAAGGGTTGTCATACACGCGGAAATTACTTGAGAAATGGGCAGGCGATTCACTGGTGCAGATCGTTGTCGAACCGCACGCACTTTACACCTGCTCCCCTTCCCTGCTCAAGGATGCCAAGGCGCTGGCCGATGAATTCAGAGCGCCTTATGCAACGCATCTGCTTGAAAATAAAATGGAAGCTAATCAACTCCAGGAGAAATTCGGCAAACCGGCAATGAAATTTCTCGAAGAGATCGGTTTTCTGAGCGAGCGTTTTACCGCCTTTCACTGTGTGGCAATGACCGACGAAGATATCCGGATTTTTGCAGATCATGGTTGCCGGGCGGTGCATAATCCGGAAAGCAACATGAAGCTGGCCTCCGGCATCGCCCCTGTATCGGCGATGCGGAAACAGGGAATCCCTGTTGGCCTGGGTACTGACGGCTGCGCAAGCAACAACGATCTGAATATGTTCGGGGAAATGGATACAGCGGCAAAGCTGGCCAAGGTCGCCTCTCTTGATCCAACCGCTCTGCCGGCGCTCGACGTGATAAGAATGGCAACCTGCGAAGGCGCCCGCGCCCTGGGTTTGGAGCATGAAACCGGCTCGCTGGAGGTCGGTAAAAAGGCTGACATCATTATAATCGGGCTCAAAGAGCCTCACCTTACCCCGCTCTACAATGAATATTCACAGATCGTCTATGCGGCGGCAGGCGCCGATGTGGATACGGTATTCATTAACGGCAAGATGGTCATGCAGAATAGAAAATTGCTGACAATCGACGAGAAGGAGGCGATGGAGCGGGTAAGAGAAATCGCGGTACGGGTCAGAAAAAGTCTGTAA
- a CDS encoding PAS domain S-box protein: MGEPRLYNSRIIYTYLEYLIKFRPEVDIQKLISDSGIESYELEDEGHWLTQRQVDSFHDALMLQANDPSLFRKAGRYMSTSQSFGIIRQFLLGFITPTQAYLRVPKVAAYMNRATSYAVEKTGRNKVEIVVKILNGVKDKLYQCDNRVGSFEAIAKLFTGKLPLVEHPVCVHKGGNSCVYTISWEEPAYLKLRRARNYLAIPAIALAIVCGFLYSPLQFAECAVILAGILVGLSYYSQITEKRELYEKIERQGDTANRFLDQITESYENSLLVQEIGQAVSNTLDIDRLLEVIGETLGKRLNFDRGMIMLADSARTNLVYATGYGYAPELTDVMRNTNFHLNNPDSRGPFVASFVKQTPILVSDINDIKHNFSPRGIEFAEKLGASSFICVPIVYEGISEGVLAVDNYKSSRPLGQSGVNMLMGVATQIAISLNNARSHRKLKESEERFRALSENSPDIIYTVDNRAVITYVNPAVKESLRYSPEDIVGKPFADIIRKEDVGIFTELFKNIIHGHETIKYFNGKLLTRGGEERLFTISAASNINVTGEITGITGTLKDVTEQRRLEEQLRHTSKMNAIGKLTGGIAHDFNNILQAIGSYAEILKRGKQETDADWKYLRSIHELTGRGADLVRQMMIFGRKIEISLRPLDLNREIKNSAELLFGTFPKNINIDYDLADNLRTVNGDAGQIGQVILNLAVNAKDAMPGGGTLKIETANVDLKKPFESSSVRVIPGSYVVSRVSDTGSGIEPNVLEHIFEPFYTTKAVGKGTGIGLAVVYGVIKNHGGYIFCHSETGKGTTFEFYLPVIEAAVAPDEKEDNHLSSEKMGGGETILLVDDETSLLETGQELLSLAGYDILTASSGEEALDVLLEKRGEIELIIMDVMMPGMGGGKCLQEVLKTYPDMKVIMASGFIEDKKKKEIMDSGATAFIRKPYRIDELNQKIRELLDVRV, from the coding sequence ATGGGTGAACCACGGCTTTATAACAGTAGGATTATTTACACTTATCTCGAATATCTAATTAAATTCCGACCAGAGGTTGATATCCAGAAGCTGATCTCCGATTCCGGAATTGAGTCCTATGAACTCGAGGATGAAGGCCACTGGCTGACACAGAGGCAGGTGGATTCCTTTCATGACGCCCTAATGCTGCAGGCCAACGACCCCTCGCTGTTCAGGAAGGCGGGGAGGTACATGTCGACCTCCCAGTCTTTTGGTATAATCCGGCAGTTTCTGCTCGGGTTCATTACCCCGACGCAAGCCTATCTGAGAGTCCCCAAGGTTGCCGCTTACATGAACAGGGCAACTTCTTACGCAGTGGAAAAAACAGGTCGCAACAAGGTGGAGATAGTAGTAAAAATTTTGAACGGCGTGAAAGACAAACTCTACCAATGCGATAACAGGGTCGGCAGTTTTGAGGCTATTGCCAAGCTGTTCACCGGGAAACTGCCTTTGGTAGAGCATCCCGTCTGCGTCCACAAAGGAGGAAACAGTTGTGTTTATACAATAAGCTGGGAGGAGCCCGCTTATCTTAAACTGAGGCGGGCCAGGAATTATCTGGCCATTCCTGCGATAGCGCTCGCTATCGTCTGCGGTTTTCTCTACTCCCCGCTGCAATTTGCCGAATGCGCCGTCATCCTCGCCGGAATTCTGGTTGGTTTATCCTATTACAGCCAGATCACTGAAAAAAGGGAGCTCTATGAAAAAATAGAACGCCAGGGGGACACCGCCAACCGATTTCTCGACCAGATAACGGAGAGTTATGAAAATTCCTTGCTCGTTCAGGAGATTGGTCAAGCTGTATCAAACACCCTCGATATCGACAGGCTACTCGAAGTGATTGGAGAAACCCTGGGAAAAAGACTAAACTTCGACCGGGGCATGATCATGCTTGCCGACTCAGCCAGGACGAATCTCGTCTATGCGACCGGATACGGATACGCGCCTGAACTGACTGACGTTATGCGCAATACGAACTTCCATCTCAACAACCCCGATTCCCGGGGGCCGTTCGTAGCCTCCTTCGTCAAACAAACCCCTATCCTTGTCAGCGACATAAATGACATCAAACATAACTTCTCCCCGCGGGGAATTGAATTTGCCGAAAAACTGGGCGCAAGTTCGTTTATCTGCGTTCCCATCGTCTATGAGGGCATTTCGGAGGGGGTTCTCGCGGTTGACAATTACAAGTCAAGCCGGCCGCTCGGACAAAGCGGTGTCAACATGCTGATGGGGGTCGCAACGCAAATAGCGATCAGTCTCAATAACGCCAGGAGTCACCGCAAACTCAAGGAAAGCGAGGAACGTTTCCGCGCCCTGAGTGAAAACTCCCCGGATATCATCTATACGGTTGACAACAGAGCTGTGATTACCTACGTCAACCCGGCGGTGAAGGAAAGCCTGCGCTATTCCCCGGAGGATATTGTAGGAAAGCCGTTTGCCGACATTATCCGCAAAGAGGATGTCGGCATCTTTACTGAACTTTTTAAAAACATCATCCATGGCCATGAAACCATAAAATATTTTAACGGAAAGCTCTTGACAAGGGGCGGCGAGGAGCGGTTGTTCACGATCAGTGCCGCGTCCAACATTAATGTAACAGGAGAAATTACGGGAATAACCGGCACTCTTAAGGATGTCACCGAACAGCGCCGCCTTGAGGAGCAGCTCCGCCATACCTCGAAAATGAATGCCATCGGCAAGCTTACCGGGGGAATTGCCCATGATTTTAACAACATATTGCAGGCTATCGGTTCTTACGCCGAAATTTTGAAGCGCGGGAAGCAGGAAACTGACGCGGATTGGAAGTATCTGCGCAGCATTCATGAATTAACAGGCCGGGGCGCCGATCTTGTCAGGCAGATGATGATTTTCGGCAGAAAGATCGAAATCAGTTTGCGTCCTCTCGATTTGAACAGGGAGATCAAAAATAGTGCAGAACTTCTGTTTGGCACTTTTCCAAAGAATATCAATATAGACTACGATCTTGCCGACAACCTGCGGACTGTCAATGGCGATGCGGGGCAGATCGGACAGGTAATCCTCAATCTTGCGGTAAACGCGAAAGATGCCATGCCCGGGGGCGGAACGCTGAAAATCGAAACGGCAAATGTTGATCTGAAAAAACCTTTTGAATCTTCTTCGGTAAGGGTGATCCCCGGAAGTTATGTCGTTTCGCGTGTTTCTGACACCGGTTCCGGGATCGAACCAAATGTGCTCGAACACATTTTTGAACCCTTTTATACCACCAAGGCGGTAGGCAAAGGAACGGGGATTGGGCTCGCCGTTGTTTACGGAGTCATCAAAAACCACGGCGGCTATATCTTCTGTCACAGTGAAACAGGCAAGGGGACGACTTTTGAATTTTATCTGCCAGTCATTGAAGCTGCCGTTGCGCCTGATGAAAAAGAAGACAATCATCTTTCTAGCGAGAAGATGGGGGGAGGAGAGACAATTCTCCTCGTTGATGATGAGACTTCCCTGCTTGAAACAGGACAGGAACTCCTTTCCCTTGCCGGGTACGACATTCTTACCGCTTCCTCCGGGGAAGAAGCGCTGGATGTGCTGCTGGAGAAACGAGGGGAAATAGAGCTGATTATTATGGATGTGATGATGCCCGGAATGGGGGGAGGCAAGTGCCTCCAGGAGGTGCTGAAAACATATCCGGATATGAAGGTGATCATGGCAAGCGGGTTTATTGAGGACAAAAAAAAGAAAGAAATTATGGATTCAGGAGCAACTGCGTTTATTCGCAAGCCATACAGAATCGATGAACTGAATCAAAAAATCAGAGAATTGCTTGATGTTCGAGTTTAA
- a CDS encoding PilZ domain-containing protein — protein sequence MRKINKHHNSEKMMTDIKKDNVDGNIGEKEELQPWLFKHNELLKAISTAVKIDQKKLTNILNYKHFKGEHLNLMISHPSFQDEILVKLFSEACLGEILVFRWSQNTLTLSNFDQYKFSYLVVSYDQSVILVPVERVEALEQGLSIALPEASFLISDRLYPRFISKGVKADLWQNGFQASGSLIDFTPNAFRVRVCAAPPSSFRWFNSTVPSQIRLYEGKDIFYSGNCKSLYEKQEGADREIVFSIIDNMIQRFSPKALRTPRRQGSPPLHAIFEHPFTKKTIQHPIFDVSTSGFSLFDQSSEIVLFTGMIIPQMSISYAGILDIRCKVQVIYRSTESDGVRFGIAILDMDLTNYRKLFQILNNANSADEGMLNKVSLDELWEFFFDTDFIYPQKYTLIQTFKDEFKDIYKRLYEETPDIASYFTYQKNGHIYGHISMLRAYERTWMIHHLAARPMGGRPIGLAVLKQMIYYLNDVSHLPSANMDFVMTYFRPGNKFPEKIFGGFADYHGNFRHCSVNRFAYMTYPVGKTLWELPSDWFLKECDDCDSFDFQQFNRNNSGGLFPSIVKRLKTTESPSLEETFSVSGFTRGWKMYILYHINAPKAFIIDEKSDMGLNLSNLLNGLKIFVADENVNPKIIFAAVSQIRNIKPDEALSLMIYPAEYAYKNNLGLHTKEYVLWILDMQYGNEFIEYLGRKFRIRL from the coding sequence ATGCGGAAAATCAACAAGCATCACAATAGTGAGAAGATGATGACTGACATTAAAAAAGATAACGTGGATGGCAATATTGGCGAAAAAGAAGAGTTGCAACCATGGTTATTCAAACACAATGAGCTGCTAAAAGCTATATCAACAGCGGTAAAAATCGATCAGAAAAAGCTCACTAATATTCTCAACTACAAACATTTCAAGGGTGAACATCTTAATCTGATGATTAGCCATCCATCTTTCCAGGATGAAATCCTTGTCAAACTGTTTTCGGAAGCTTGTTTAGGGGAGATTTTGGTATTCAGGTGGAGTCAGAATACTTTGACTTTATCTAATTTCGACCAGTATAAATTTAGCTATCTTGTTGTTTCTTATGACCAGTCAGTTATTCTTGTCCCAGTTGAAAGAGTTGAGGCTCTGGAGCAGGGGCTATCAATAGCATTGCCCGAGGCCAGTTTTCTCATAAGCGACAGGCTGTATCCACGTTTCATAAGTAAGGGCGTCAAGGCAGATTTGTGGCAAAACGGTTTCCAAGCTTCCGGTTCATTGATAGATTTTACCCCCAATGCATTTCGCGTCCGTGTCTGTGCTGCCCCTCCTTCTTCGTTTCGTTGGTTCAACAGCACGGTTCCGTCGCAGATCCGTTTGTACGAAGGGAAAGACATTTTTTATTCAGGCAATTGTAAGTCACTATACGAAAAACAGGAGGGTGCAGACAGGGAAATAGTTTTCTCAATCATTGATAACATGATCCAGAGATTCAGCCCGAAAGCCCTGCGAACTCCCCGAAGGCAAGGTTCCCCGCCCCTTCATGCGATTTTTGAGCATCCCTTTACAAAGAAAACAATCCAACATCCAATTTTCGATGTATCCACATCCGGTTTTTCCCTATTCGACCAATCTTCGGAGATTGTCCTGTTTACAGGCATGATCATTCCCCAAATGTCAATTTCTTATGCCGGCATTCTGGATATACGCTGCAAGGTTCAGGTTATCTATCGCAGCACTGAAAGCGATGGCGTTCGTTTCGGAATAGCCATTCTTGATATGGATCTGACAAACTATAGAAAGCTTTTTCAGATTTTGAATAACGCCAATAGCGCTGACGAAGGCATGTTGAATAAGGTAAGCTTGGATGAACTATGGGAATTCTTTTTCGATACCGATTTTATTTACCCTCAAAAATATACATTAATTCAAACCTTTAAGGATGAGTTTAAGGATATCTACAAAAGGCTTTATGAAGAGACTCCGGATATCGCCAGTTATTTTACCTACCAGAAAAACGGACATATTTACGGACATATATCCATGCTGAGGGCATACGAAAGGACCTGGATGATTCACCACTTGGCCGCTCGGCCGATGGGAGGAAGACCGATAGGTCTGGCAGTGTTGAAACAGATGATATATTATTTGAATGATGTTAGCCATTTGCCGTCGGCAAATATGGACTTTGTCATGACGTATTTTCGTCCAGGCAACAAATTTCCCGAGAAAATATTCGGCGGGTTTGCCGATTATCACGGCAATTTCCGGCATTGCTCTGTTAACCGGTTTGCTTACATGACATACCCGGTTGGGAAAACTCTTTGGGAACTTCCCTCTGACTGGTTTCTGAAAGAATGCGATGATTGTGATTCTTTCGATTTTCAGCAGTTTAACCGGAATAATTCAGGCGGTCTGTTTCCCTCCATCGTTAAACGTCTAAAAACCACAGAATCTCCATCTCTTGAGGAAACTTTTTCGGTATCCGGGTTTACGCGCGGATGGAAAATGTATATTTTGTACCATATAAACGCCCCCAAAGCTTTTATCATTGACGAAAAATCGGATATGGGATTAAACTTGTCGAATCTCTTGAATGGACTAAAAATTTTTGTTGCGGACGAAAATGTTAACCCCAAAATAATTTTTGCCGCTGTATCACAAATCAGAAATATTAAACCTGATGAAGCCCTATCGTTGATGATTTATCCGGCAGAATACGCTTATAAAAACAATTTAGGCTTGCATACTAAAGAGTACGTCTTGTGGATACTTGATATGCAATATGGGAACGAATTTATCGAATATCTTGGTCGTAAATTCAGAATAAGGCTGTAA